The DNA window CGAAACGCCGAAATTCTCGGATGTTGTTTCAGTGCCCCCAGAGTTGCAATTCCAAGCTTGCGTATATCCTCAAGTTCGACAACTTCGGTTTCTCTCGACTCTTCTTTAGATTCCCCAGACTTAATGGATTCCATAAGATTATTGAGATCAAAATCCTCTTGATCTTCCTTGATTTGAGGACCATCCTGATCTCCTTTCCAAGCGACCCCCTTTCCACTATTCAACACAAGAAAAGAATAAGGCCACCCATGCTTTTGGCCTGTTCGCCTTTGCCTGAGACGCTCTTTCAATACAAATGGACGTCCGGAAGTATCTAAATCAATTGCAATCTCATACGTAATGGGCCGAGAATTGCCACCCTCTTTGTAATATATCTCGAATTCGATTGGTTCTTGTTGGCCTTGTGCCCTAATTCTCTTAAAGCCACCTCGACCGCGAGAATCGCAAGCCTCTTCTACGCCTGATTTCAAAGCATCTGCCAAGAAACCGAAAGCATCAAATAATGTGCTTTTCCCAACACCATTTTTACCAATGACCGCAGTCATCGGCATAAGAGGATCGGCCTGTTGCTTATTCCACAACCGGCCAAGAGTGACGTCCTTCAAGGATCTGAAGTTTCTGATTCTGAATCCTTCTATCTTTGCCATATTTTTCCTCGCATTATTA is part of the Desulfobulbaceae bacterium genome and encodes:
- a CDS encoding AAA family ATPase, which encodes MAKIEGFRIRNFRSLKDVTLGRLWNKQQADPLMPMTAVIGKNGVGKSTLFDAFGFLADALKSGVEEACDSRGRGGFKRIRAQGQQEPIEFEIYYKEGGNSRPITYEIAIDLDTSGRPFVLKERLRQRRTGQKHGWPYSFLVLNSGKGVAWKGDQDGPQIKEDQEDFDLNNLMESIKSGESKEESRETEVVELEDIRKLGIATLGALKQHPRISAFRRFIEGWYLSYFTPDAARSLPLAGPQKHLNIHGDNLGNVVQFMRREHPKRFEAILNRIADKIPGVNKIDTEATNDGRLLLRFNDKGFQDPFYAQQMSDGTLKVFAYLLLLEDPTPPPFLCIEEPENGLYHKLLESLAKEFREHATGRKGGSQVFITTHQPYLVDALEPSEVWILEKGPDGFSIIRRASDDDTVKNLVAEGLPLGGLWYSDYLDAR